Part of the Mycolicibacterium mengxianglii genome is shown below.
CTCCATTCGTCATAGGGCGGGCACACCACGACTGCCTTCGCCCGCACCCGGGCGACCAGGCGCGCCGCGGCGGCATCATCGTCACCGCGGAGGTCGCACCCGCGCACCGCGCCGGTGTCGGTATCGCAGATCCACCACAGTCCGCCCCCGGAATGCGTGACTCTCTGCAGGTAGACCCGATCTACAGGGTTGCCGGCGGTGACCTCTCGTAGCTGTTGCTCGAGCAGCGATTCAAACGGTTCCACACCGAGGCGCAGCCGGGCGCGGGTGACGGCACCTCGAGAGGGTGGCTGCTGGGCCAGTCCACGCCCCGCCGCGGCGGGCAGGGTGGACCACAGCAAGGCCGTCACCTCGTCGTAGCCGGCCGAGGGGTACATCGCCGATGCCAGGACGTGGTAGGTGGTCACCCATGGCGGCAAGGTCCGCACGCGCTGGGCGACCCGTCCGCTGGCGCACAATGCCGCTTCGACCGCCGACATCGGTAGCGCATGCACCAACGCCGCAAGGGCCAGCCGATCCACCGCCGCGGTGCCTGCCATGCGTCTCCTTAAATCAATTTCTCGATCACCAACTTGGTGGGGAGTTTACGCATGCGTTACTCAACCAAATTGGTTGCGATTGGTCTAAACTCGCCAGTCTTATGCTCAATTGGTCCGCATTGGTTACATTGAACGGATCAATCCGGCATGAGTTCCGGGGTTGGCGAGGGGGGCCTAGGTTGCACGTTGGATCAACGAAGCCGGTAGTCGACCGGGACCTGCGCCGTCTCATCGACGAACACATCCTCACCGCCGCTCCCCAGGACGGTGGTCGCGTCCCGCCCGAACGCCAGATCGCCGAACAACTGGGTTGCTCACGTGCCCAGGTGCGCCGCGTCATGGGTGAGCTCGAACGGGAGGGCCGTGTCACTCGAGAGGTGGGGCGCGGCACGTTCCTCACGCCCACCGATACCGCCTCTCAACGGTTCGGGGCATCCTTCACGCCCGCGGCGATCATGACCGCGTCGATGGTGTTCGAACCCGAGGTCGTCTCCCTGGCTGCGCTGGCGGCTACCGAGGAGGATTTCGCGGAGCTGTATCGCTGCCTCGAACGGGGCGAAGCCGCATCCGATTACGAGTCGTTCGAGCAATGGGACATTTCGCTGCACCGGGCATTCGCCGTTGCGACACACAACAATCAGATCCTGGCGATGGTGGACGTATTGAACTCCACTCGCAACAACCCGGTGTGGGGCCGGCTCAAGCGAGACGGGTTCACCCCGGAGAACCGGCTGGCAATCCAGAACGAACACCACCAGATCGTTGCCGCTCTTGTTGACCGCGACCGTCGGCGTGCGGCCGTGGCAATGACCGAACATCTGCGGTTTGTCCGGCTCGTTGTGACGGGCCAGTGAAATGCCGGCCGTCGAGAAGTATCTAGATGAACAGGTCAGCCTGGGTGTGTTGGCCCCCGGCAGCCGGGTACCGACTGAACGCACGCTGGCTGCGCTGCTGGGATGCAGCCGGCACGACGTCCGCCGACAACTCGACACCCTCGAAACCCAGGGCCGGGTAGTTCGCCAGGTGGGGCGCGGCACCTTCCTCACCGGAACGGCCGCACCCCAGGTCGAGACAGCAGTCCGCCCACCCACCATGCTGAGCCCTCTGGACTTGATCGACGCGAGAGCCGCCTGGGAGCCGAATCTGATGACGCTGGTGGCGGTAGCCGCCACCACCGAGGATTTCGACGAGATTCGCCGATGCCTGGAGCAAGGCGAAGCCGCGGCCACCGCCGACGAATTCCTCGTGTTGGACATGGCATTTCATCGTGCACTGGCAATGGGCACCCACAACACGGTGGTGGCAGCGCTCAATGACATGGTGGAAAGCGGCCGCCGGCAGCTCGCCGGAAGCGGTCTGGACAAGCGTCGCTACACGATCGAGAACTGTAGCGTCTGCCAGAGCGAACACCGCGAGATCGCCGACGCGATCTTCGACCGGGACCCCATCCGCAGTCAGGCGGCGATGCGCAAGCATCTGCAGACGGTCCGGCAGCAGCTACTCTCCCAACTGCCCTGACAATGGCCGGTTCCAGTGGCCGGTTCCAGGAACCCGGTTCGTCAGTGCGCGAAATGCCGTGCACCGGTGAGGTACAACGTGATTCCGGCCTTCGTGGCTGCCTCGGTCACCAAGTCGTCGCGCATCGATCCGCCTGGATGCACGATCGCCTTGACCCCGGCGGCGGTCAGCGTCTCCAACCCGTCAGGGAACGGGAAGAACGCATCTGAGGCCGCCACTGCGCCCGGCACCCGGTCACCGCCGCGTTCCACGGCAAGACGAGCTGCGTCCACTCGGTTGACCTGTCCCATACCGACACCCACGGTGGCGCCGTCCTTGGCCACCACGATGGCATTCGACTTCACCGCGCGGCAGGCGCGCCACGCGAAGGCCAGATCGGTCAGCGTCGCCGGGTCGGCCGGCTCGCCGGTGGCCAACACCCAGTTCGACGGGTCGTCACCTTGGGCGTCGATCGCGTCGCGCTGCTGGACCAGCAGGCCACCGCTGACCTGGCGGAACTCGGTGCCGCCGGGCTGCGGCTCGGACGCCACCAGGACACGGATGTTCTTCTTGCGCGCCAGGATCTCGACCGCTCCCGGCTCATACGCCGGGGCGATGATCACCTCGGTGAAAATGTCGGCGACGGTTTCGGCCATCTCGACACTGACGGTGGTGTTGGCGGCGATCACTCCGCCGAACGCGCTGAGGGGGTCGCATTCGTGGGCCTTGCGATGCGCGTCGGCCACCGACACCGCCGAGATCGCGATACCGCACGGGTTGGCGTGTTTGATGATGGCTACGCAGATGTCTTCGTGATCGAAGGCTGCCCGCCAAGCCGCATCGGCGTCGGTGAAGTTGTTGTAGGACATCTCTTTACCGTGCAGCTGCTGCGCCTGGGCCAACCCGGGCCAGGCACTGTCATCGGTGTAGAGGGCCGCCTGCTGGTGCGGATTCTCGCCGTACCGCAACACCGAAGTCCGGCGCCACGTGCCGCCGTACCACGCGGGCAGCAGTTGGGCGGGCTCCTCCGGGGCGAGCACCTCACCCATCCAGGACGCGACGGCGACGTCGTACTCGGCGGTGTGCCGAAACGCCAACGAAGCCAAGATCTTCCGTTCGGCCAGGGTGAACCCGCCGTTACGGATAGCGGCAAGCACCCCGTCGTACCCGATCGGGTCGACGACGACAGCCACGCTCGGATGGTTCTTGGCCGCAGCGCGGACCATCGACGGACCGCCGATGTCGATCTGCTCGACGCACTCGTCCTCGCCGGCGCCGGATGCGACGGTCTCGGTGAACGGGTACAGGTTGACCACCACGAGTTCGAACGCGGCAATGCCGAGGTCCGCCAACGCCTCAGCGTGCTCGGGCTTGCGCAGGTCGGCGAGCAGTCCGGCATGCACCCGCGGGTGCAGCGTCTTCACCCGGCCGTCGAGCACCTCGGGAAAGCCTGTGACATCCTCGACCGGGGTGACCGGAATGCCGCTGCCGGCAATGGTTTTGGCGGTGGAACCGGTGGAGACGATGTCGACACCGGCCTCGTGCAGACCGCGCGCCAGGTCCACCAGGCCCGTCTTGTCGTACACGCTGATCAACGCTCGCCGGATCTGCTTACGCCCGCTCATGCTCTCAGCCCACTGTTCCACGTCATGCGATCACTGCCTTTCGTCCACTCCAGGTCACACCGCGGGTAGCGACCGCGGCGAGCACGTCCACCAAGAGGCGCCGTTCGACGACCTTGATGCGTTCGTGCAGAGTCTGTTCGTCGTCATCGTCGGCGACGGTGACGGCCTCCTGCGCCAGGATCGGGCCGGTGTCCATGCCGGCGTCGACGAGGTGCACCGTGCAACCGGTAACCTTCACGCCGTAATCCAGCGCCGATGACACTGCGTGCGCACCCGGGAAGGACGGCAGCAGCGCCGGGTGGGTGTTGACCACCCGGCCCGGGAAACGTGCGAGGAACTGGGTGCCCAGAATCTTCATGAAGCCCGCCGACACCACCAGGTCCGGCGAGTGGGCAGCGGTGGCGGCGGTGATCGCCGCATCCCAGGTGGCGCGGTCCGGGTAATCGCGTAGCGGCACGTGGTACGTGGGGACGCCGGCGGCCGCAGCGATATCTGCGGCCCGGCATTCGCGGTCCACCCCGACGGCGACCACGCGGGCGGGGTAATCGCCCACCGCCGCGTCCAGCAGCGACTTCAGCAGCGATCCGGTGCCGGAGGCCAGCACAATCAGCCGAGCCGGCGCGCTGGGGGCCACAATGACGGGTTGCTGCACGCAGAAAGCTTAGTCGGCTGCCACCCGTGCCACGACAGGCCTGGTACGACAGGCCGCCCTCAGTCTGCCGGGTTGCTCTTCGGGTCCTCGACAGCGCGATCGTTGTCGGCCTCCAGCAGATCCTCGGCGTCCGGAAGGTCGGCCAGGGCCTCGTGATCGATCGGCGGTGGGGGTTCGTAGATCGGCGCGGGCGCTGGGTCCGTCGCCAGACCGGGCTCGAGATCGGGCTCTGTCAAGGAGTCGGCCTCCGGCTCTGTCAACGACTCCGGCTCCGGCAGGATCAGCGGCGCCGTTTCCGCCTCGGCCAATGCCTCGTCGCTGGGCTGGGCCAACGGCGCGGCGACGAGCACCTTCACCGGCTTGGGCCTGCGCACCACACCGCCGGACATCACCACGGTGACCCCGCCGACGAGGAAGAACCACAGGAACACCGCAGGGGCGAAGGTGGCCTGGTCCACCCCCACCGACCCGAAGTTACCCAGCTGGCCACCGCCCGCGTAGCCGAGCAGGGCCATCACCGCGGCGGCCAGTACCGACGCCGCCAGCAGTCTCGCCACCGCGGGCAACAGCGGTAGCGGGTTGCGTGCGCACTGCTGTCCGACTGCCACACCGGAAGCGGCACCGATGATCAGCAGCGCCACCCACACCGGGCCCAGCGGCGGAGTCGGGGCCGCTGCCAGGATCGGGACGGCCGGGATGTCCCCGCCGAACACCGTGAACGAACTGAACGTGGCGAATCCGATATGGGCACTGGACCCGACAGCCATCGCCGAAGCCCCGACGATGACGTTCGGTGCATACAACACCGACAGCGCCGCCAGGCTCAGCTGGCCGAAGGGGGATTCGGTGATGCCGAACAGGTCGTGCATCGTGCCCCAGTGCACCACCAGCGAGGCGGCGGTGACCGCGGCCGACAACCCGAACAGCGCCAGCACACCCGCGGCCGCGCCGCGCACGGACCCAGCCAGCCAGCCCGGTAGCCGCAACGCGGCCAGCGCCCGGCGCCCGGCCTTGCTGCCCACCCCGATGAGCGCGCCGATGGCATGCACCGTCAGCACACTGAGGAAGGCATGGCCGGCGCTGGGGGTCTGCAACTGCGTCAGCACCGAGGCGGCGTCGTGCACCACCGCCAGCGACAGCGCCGCGATCAACAGCGGGCCGCCCACCGCCGAGGCCACGACCCAGCGGATGACGAACCAGGAGGCGCGATCCGACGTCGCCTGCGCGGTGGTGCGCGCGGTCCCCCACACCATCAGCAAGACCGGCAGCAGCGGCATGACGCCGAGTTCGCGCCCACCGATGAAGATCGGTACCTGATGTACTCCGAGCCACATGCTCGCGATGGCGCCGAACGCGCCGGTCATATCACTGTTGGCGATGACCAGCTGGACGAGCACCACTGCCGCGATGATGACCAATGCGACCAGCGCCGGACCGAAAGCGACCCGGATCAGATCACGTGCCTGGCGAGCCCCCGCCGTGCGGTTGTCCTGCATTCAACGTCAGACTCGCAGTGCCCGGCGAAGACCGGGTGCTGCGATACGGACTAGGACGGAGTGGATCCGGGCGACGGAGCGGGCTGCTCAGTCTGCGGCTGCGGCTGCTGCGGCTGCTGCGGCGTGGGCGCGGTGTGTTGTCCCGATCCGACCGCGGGTGGCGGACTGAAGCTCGGGAAACCGGTGGGAGGCGTCGGCGACCCACCACTTTCCTGGCCGTAACCGGCGGAGGCTCCGGGCTGGTAGCCGCCGTATTGCGACGGGTAACCGGGGCGGGAACCCTGGCCTTGCGGGCCCAGCGGCGGCTGGTGTCCCTGCTGACCGGGCTGGTTCTGCGGCTGTCCGTAGTAGCCGGTGGGCGGGCCGTACTGGCCGTACTGCGGCTGCTCGTACTTGGGCCGCGGTGTGGGCGCGCTGATCACGCCGGATTCCAGCAGCAGTGCTCCGATGGCGACGATCGCCTGGAGCACGGCGAAGGCCAGCACCAGCCAGGCGGCCCAGCCGGTGGTCACATAGCTCGAAGTGTTGAACAGCTGGCTCACGATGACCAGGACGCCCAGAACCGCCAGGATCGCCACCACACCCAGGTATCCCTTGGTCCTCGGCAGCAGGCCGACTGCAGCGAGCAGCGCCGCCAGGAGGGTGGCCAGGGTCAGCATGATCCCGCCACCGCTGGTGGCTTCGACACTGATGGGGCCCAGCTCGGCGCTCGAAGTGAAGACCGGACCGAAGCTGGACAGGTAGGCCGCCAACCCGAGCACCACGACGGCGATCGACAGGTACTGCGGCAGCTTGGTGGGGCCCGGCTCGGCGGCCGCGGCGAAGGACTGAGTGGGTGCTCCATAGGAGCCGGGCGGCTGCGCGGATGGGAAACCGCCGCCGGGTTGATTACCGGGTGAGTAGGTCATGACCTCTCCTGTGTTCGTTTTGGGCGCCACCGCGGGTGACACTTACGTCGGATCCGCTTGGTGGGAAGGCCGACGAACACCTGCGTCGGTATTCGAGACGCGGATTCGCGTCATCCACGCTAGCGCACCGAGCCCCGGCAACCACGCGCCGTTCCGCGTGTCTCGGGCGCGTCCCGCGCCACAGTGTCGGACGGGTCTCAGCCGCCGGCGGACGTCAGCGCCGGTTGTCCTGCCGTCTGGCGCTCGGCCGCCTCGATCTCCCGCACCAGTGGTAAGACGCGCGCGCCGAAGTACTCGATCTCTTCCTGGAAGTGCAGGAAGCCGCCGAGGATGAGGTCGACGCCGCGCTTGCGGTAGGCGGCGATCCGCTCGGCAATCTGCTCCGGGGTGCCGATCAACTGCGTGCGGAACCCGTCGTTGTACTGCACCAGATCCTCGAAGGTGGAGTCCGCCCACATGCCTTTCCGGTCGCCGGTGGCGGCGCCGGCCTGCTGCACCGCGCCGTGGAAACCTGCGACGGCGGGGCGATTGGCCTTGGCGATGATCTCGCGGAGCGTCTCTTTGGCTTCTCTTTCGGAGTCTCTGGCGATGATGAAGCCGTTGAGACCGATCCTGACCTCCCGGTTCGCGGTGCGGGCGTGATCGCGGACGTCGACGACCTGCTCGGTGATCCCGTCGTAGTCCTTGCCGTTGGAGAAGTACCAGTCGGAATACAGACCGCCGTTACGCCGGGCGACGGTGGAGTTCCCGCCCTGGAAGATCTCGGGGTTGGGCCGGGCGGGGGTGTTCAGCGGCTTGGGCTTCAGCGTGAACTCGTGAATCCGGTAGAAGTCGCCCCGGAAATCAACGTCGTCCTCGGTCCAGATCTTGCGAAGGACCTGGAGGAACTCGGCGCTGCGCCGGTAACGCTCGTCGTGTTCGAGCCAGGGTTCGCCGAGGTGGGTGAATTCGTCTTTGAACCAGCCGGACACCACGTTGACCGCGAACCGCCCGCCGGAGAGGTGATCGGCGGTGGCGCCGAGCTTGGCCAGCACCGCCGGCTGCCACAGCCCCGGGTGTACCGCGGCGATCACCTTCAGCCGCTCGGTGGCCAGTAACAGCGCCAGCGAGAAACTGGTCGACTCGTGCTGATATTCAGCGCCGTAGCTGGCTTCGTACCGCACCTGCGACAGTGCGTACTCGAACCCGTTGTTCTCGGCGGTCTGGGCAAGTTTCTTGTTGTACTCGTAATTCCAGTCGGTGCGCTGTTCGATGTCACTGGTCACCAGCCCGCCGCTGACGTTGGGCACCCAATAAGCGAACGTGATGTTCTCGGCGATGCGTTCGGTCGTCATGGCGCGATCACATCCCGGCGGGGGTCATGCGTCACCCCTTTAATTCGCCGAGAGTCCAGTCGACGCAGACCCCGGTGAGCCCGGCGCAGGTGACTGCCGCCCTTGCCCTGTGGACTAGAACACGTTCTAATTCTGTCCATGGATTATGGGCTCGTACTTTTCACCAGCGATCGCGGGATCGCTCCGCCTGCGGCGGCCAAGCTTGCCGACGATCACGGCTTCACCACTTTCTACGTGCCCGAACACACCCACATCCCGATCAAGCGGCAAGCCGCACATCCCACCACCGGCGATGAGTCGCTGCCTGATGACCGTTACATGCGCACCCTGGATCCGTGGGTCTCCCTGGGCGCCGCGTGTGCGGTGACCTCACGCGTGCGACTGTCGACCGCCGTGGCCTTGCCGGTCGAGCACGACCCGATCACCCTGGCGAAATCGATCGCCACGCTCGATCACCTGTCCGGCGGGCGGGTCAGCCTCGGCGTCGGATTCGGTTGGAACACCGACGAACTCGCCGACCACAAGGTGCCGCCGGGTCGACGTCGCACCATGCTGCGGGAGTACCTCGAAGCGATGCGGGCGCTGTGGACTCAGGAAGAGGCTTCCTACGACGGCGAATTCGTGAAGTTCGGGCCGAGCTGGGCGTGGCCCAAGCCCGTGCAGTCGCATATTCCGGTTCTGGTGGGCGCCGCGGGGACGGAGAAGAATTTCAAGTGGATTTCCCGGTCCGCGGACGGCTGGATCACCACGCCGCGCGATTTCGACATCGACGAACCGGTGAAGCTGCTGCAGGACACCTGGGCCGCTGCCGGCCGCGACGGTGCCCCGCAGATCGTGGCACTGGATTTCAAGCCCGACCCCGACAAGCTGGCGCGTTGGGCGGAACTCGGGGTGACCGAGGTGCTCTTCGGGTTGCCTGACAAGCCCGAACCCGAGGTCGGCGCCTACGTGGAACGGTTGGCAGGCAAGCTCGCCGCGTTGGTGTGACTCGGGTAGTCGGCTACGCGTGACCCGGGCGTCGCCGAGGACGACTGTTCGTGGGCATGAGGACTCACCTCAGCGAGAGGAAAGGGCCATGTCCGGCATCAGTCCACTGATCGTCCGCATCTTCGACGATCCGCACGCCAAGCACCGCCGCGTCAATCGCGAAGGTGAGGGAAACCACCCGCGTTTCGAGACGAAGGGGCGGGTGCGGCGACGCCGGCCGAAGAGAACCGACTGACCCTCAGGCGAGCACCGCGCGGTTGCCGTTCTCGGTCGACCGCACCCGGATCGCGGCGCCCAGCGGTTCACCTTCGCTCAACAGCCGCACCAGGTCCTCATCCTCGGTCGTGGCCATGAAGCGCGACCCGTCCGCATCGAGGCGGCCGACGATGATGCCGGTGCGCACCGGCCAGTCGTAGCGCACCGAGTAGGTTTCGATGGTGCCGTCGCCCTGCGGGGTTTTGGTGACGGCGACCTTCGGCAGGGCCGCGACGTCGGCGTTGAGCCCGGTGCATCGATCGGCGCGCCAGTTGACCGGTGTCGTGGAGTAGATCCCGACCGAGTACTTGCTCATGATGCCGCCGTTGGCGCCGATGAAACCGAATTGCCCTGGGTTGTCCCGCATCTGGACCACGGTCTCGGCGATGGCGTGTAGCGAGTAGCTGTTGCCCGGCCCCCCGAAATACGGCAGCCCGCCGGTGAGGGTCAGGCCGCGCGGGTCGGCACCGTCGATACCGAGCGCTTCGCACATGACGAACACCGGGAACGGGAAGCAGCTGTAGAGGTCGAAGGTCGACACGTCCTCGACACCGATGCCCGCCATCTGCAGTGCTTCCTGCGCCGCCAGCACCGCCGCGGGGCTGGCACTGAGGTCGGAGCGCTCCAGCAGGGCCTGCTCCACCATGTCGGAATGCCCGTGCAGATACACCCATTTGCCTTCGGGCACACCGAGTCGACGGGCCGCGGCGACCGACATCAGCACGGCGGCCGCACCCTGGTTCACGGTGTCCCGGGCGACCAGCAACCGGGGGTACGGGTCGCAGATCATCCGGTTGTCGGCGGTGACGGTTTCGATCTCTTCGACCGACCGCTCCACCGGGGAGGACGAAAATGGGTTCTTGGCGGCGACTTTGGACATCGGCGCGAACAACTCCGCCATCGCGTGCCGGTAGTCGGCAACACTGAGGCCCAGCCGCGCCCGCCGCGCGTTGTCCAGGAGCGCGTATTGCACCGCGGCGCCGGTCAATCCGTGGGTCACCGTGTATTCGTCGATGTACTGGTGGATCTGGTGGCCGCGGTCCTCGAGCTGACCGTCGACGTGTTCGGTGAAGTCCGGCTTGTCCTGGCGATCGGCGAAGTAGCGGGCCGTGGACCCGGGTTCGGAGCCGATCACCATCGCGACGTCGATCTCCCCCGCCGCGATCGCCGTGGCGAATTCGGTGATCACCTTCTGCGATCCCTGACCCCCCACGGGTTCGAGCACCACCCGGGCCGGGTCGGCGCCGAGGCGACGCATCACCGAGCGCGGATAGTTGTTCGACTTCCCCAGAACGGCCGGCATCGGCCCGGAGATCTCAAACTGGCGCAGCCCGACCACGACGTCGACCGCGGTGGCGACCTCCGCCGGCGGCGCTCCGGTGTCCGCCAGTGCTGCCCGCGCCGCCTCCGTGGCCAGGTCCACCGCGGACATTCCGCGATAACCGGGGTCGTCGATCTTCTCGGTGAATTGACCGACCCCGACGAGCACGGGGGTTCTGGGATCAACCGGCATCTGGACCTCCTGGCGGTAACTACTTCGAGAGGCTAATAGAACGTGTTCTCGTTTGGCCAACCCAACCGTAAATCACGTGGACGTACGTCAGCCTCGATGTACACCGAATTCGACGTACACTGATCGGCATGAACTGGGTGCCGCGGCCCATGTCGCTGGTGGTCGGAGGCGTCGTCCCGACCGAGGACGTGGTGGGTCGGGTACGTGAAGCCGGCGAGGTGCTGGCGTCACTGCCGAACACCGGCGCGGTGCTGGTGGGCGACCGCCGGCACGGCAAGACCTCGCTCGCACGGCTGGTGCAGCGCCTGGCGGCCGAACAGGGCGCGCTTGTCGTCGCCGTCAGCGCCGAGCGGGAAACCTACGGCGAGTTCGTCGCCGCCCTGATCTCCGAACTGGCCAGGATCGACCCCGCATGGGCGCAGGAGCTGGCCCGGATCCGGATCACCGTCACCGCGGGCCCGGTGAAACTCGAACGCAGCGGGCGGACCGCGGCGGCCTTCGACGACCTGCTCGACCGAGCCGTCAGCCGCGCCAAGGGCCGAACCCTGGCCTTGTTCATCGACGAGGTGAGCGTGCTGGCGCGGAACCTCGAACGGGCCCAGCCGGGCTCCGGGGATGCCTTCCTGCATCTGCTGCGCCGGATCCGTCAGGAGAATCCGGGACGGGTCGCGACGGTGTTGTCCGGGTCGATCGGATTTCACCACGTCTCGGCCGACGCTCCCGCCACCGTCAACGACATCCCGAAGATCGCCGTCGGCCCCATCCGCAGCGACCATGCCACCTATCTCGCGCAGTGCCTGCTTCTGGGCAGCGCCACCCCCACCACCGACCAGTACCAGGTGGCCGCGGCCATCGCCGCGGCGGCCGAGAACATCCCGTACTACATCCAGCACCTGGTCGCCGCGGCCCGCCGATCCTGGCACGACACCGCGGTTGTCCCCTACCCCGAGCTGATCGACGGCCTGGTCACCGACGCCATCCACGACCCGTACGACCCGTGGGATCTACGGCACTACCGGGACCGACTGCAGCACTACTACGGCGCCGACGCCCCCGCCATCGCCGAACTCTTGGACATCTACGCGCACTCGGAACGGCCGCTGGAGGTGGACACCGTGATGATGCGGCTGCGCAGCGAAGGCAGCCCGATAGTCGACCGCGCGCACCTGGTCTCGTTCATCGAGCGCCTGGTCCTCGATCACTACCTGGTTCGCGCGGGTGACACGGACAGCTTCGCCTCACCGCTGCTGCAGCGCGCCTGGAAGGCGATGCGACGGTGAGCAGCCACCATCCGGTGTTCACACCGTCGGCCGCCGGCCCCGCCGAACTCGAGGCGCAGACGGTGGGACGCACCCACCTCATCGAGACCCTGGTGAGCCGGATCAAGTCGGCCGCCCGCGATGGGTCGCGACCGCACACGCTGCTGATCGCTCCGCGTGGCGGGGGCAAGACCCACACCATGCAGGTCACCCTCCACCGGGTGCTGGCCGACCGGGAAACCGCGGAACGCCTTCTGCTGGTGGCCATTCCCGAGGACTCGTTGGCAATCGGTTCCTACGCGGACCTGCTGGTCGAGATCGCCCGCGCCCTGGACCCCGACCTCGCGGAGACGGCCAGGACCCTGCGCCTCCTGCGCGATCCGGTGGGCATCGAAGCTGCCGTGATGGCATTCGCGGCCGGCCGGATGGTCCTGCTCGCCGTGGAGAACCTCGATCGGATCTTCGACGGCATCGGGCCTGCCGGACAGGGCAGTCTGCGCGCATGGGTCGAAACCTCCACGGCACTCTTGGTTTTCGCCACGGCACCGCGCCGATTCCCGGGGGTATCCTCGCGCGAGTACCCGTGGTACGGGTCGTTCAGTGTGGAACCGCTGCCCGGGCTGAACCTCGAGGATGCCGCGACCCTGCTGCGACGCGCGGCGCAACGCCGGTCCGACGAATCGCTGGCGGCCTATGTCGATACCGCCCAGGGCCGTGACCGCCTCTCGGCCATCCATCACCTCGCCGGCGGCTCCCCCAGGATCTGGCAGCTGTTGTCGGAGAACGTCGATGCGCACGCCCTGGCGGAACTGACCCCGGCAGTGCAGACGCTGCTCGACCGACTGGCGCCGTACTACCAACACCAACTGTGGCAACTGCCCGCCGGCGAGCAGCGTCTGATCGTCGAACTCGCCCGCGGCTGGACCCCACGTACCGTCTCCGATCTGGCTGCCGCCGTGGGGGTTTCCAACCAGTCGGCGTCGGCGGCATTGGGCCGGCTCGCTACCGAGCACTGGGTCACGTCCTCGAAAGCCACCGACGGCGATCGACGGACGTCCTGGTACGACCTCACCGAACCCCTGCTGCGCTATCACGTGCGCTACCGCGACAACGGGGCCCTCACCGAGAACGACATCAGGGCCGCGACCCCAGCGGAGTCACGGCCCTGATGTGTGAGAACTACTGAAACTACAGGCTTTCCAGGATCTCCCGAGCCTTGGCAGCGGTCTCCGAGGGCGTCTTACCGACCTTCACCCCAGCGGCCTCCAACGCTTCCTGCTTACCCGCAGCGGTGCCCGCACCGTCGGAGACGATGGCGCCGGCGTGGCCCATCGTCTTGCCCTCGGGCGCGGTGAAACCCGCGACGTAGCCGACGACCGGCTTGGTCACGTTGGCCTTGATGTAGGCCGCGGCCTTCTCCTCGGCGTCGCCGCCGATCTCACCGATCATCACGATCAGCTTGGTCTCGGGATCGGCCTCGAACGCCTCGATCGCGTCGATGTGGGTGGTACCGATGACCGGGTCACCGCCGATGCCGATGGCGGTCGAGAAGCCGAGATCGCGCAGCTCGTACATCATCTGGTAGGTCAGCGTGCCGGACTTCGAGACCAGGCCGATCGGGCCCTTGCCGGTGATGTTGTTCGGCGTGATGCCGACCAGCGACTCACCGGGGGTGATGATGCCGGGGC
Proteins encoded:
- a CDS encoding cell division protein PerM, whose amino-acid sequence is MQDNRTAGARQARDLIRVAFGPALVALVIIAAVVLVQLVIANSDMTGAFGAIASMWLGVHQVPIFIGGRELGVMPLLPVLLMVWGTARTTAQATSDRASWFVIRWVVASAVGGPLLIAALSLAVVHDAASVLTQLQTPSAGHAFLSVLTVHAIGALIGVGSKAGRRALAALRLPGWLAGSVRGAAAGVLALFGLSAAVTAASLVVHWGTMHDLFGITESPFGQLSLAALSVLYAPNVIVGASAMAVGSSAHIGFATFSSFTVFGGDIPAVPILAAAPTPPLGPVWVALLIIGAASGVAVGQQCARNPLPLLPAVARLLAASVLAAAVMALLGYAGGGQLGNFGSVGVDQATFAPAVFLWFFLVGGVTVVMSGGVVRRPKPVKVLVAAPLAQPSDEALAEAETAPLILPEPESLTEPEADSLTEPDLEPGLATDPAPAPIYEPPPPIDHEALADLPDAEDLLEADNDRAVEDPKSNPAD
- the purH gene encoding bifunctional phosphoribosylaminoimidazolecarboxamide formyltransferase/IMP cyclohydrolase — encoded protein: MSGRKQIRRALISVYDKTGLVDLARGLHEAGVDIVSTGSTAKTIAGSGIPVTPVEDVTGFPEVLDGRVKTLHPRVHAGLLADLRKPEHAEALADLGIAAFELVVVNLYPFTETVASGAGEDECVEQIDIGGPSMVRAAAKNHPSVAVVVDPIGYDGVLAAIRNGGFTLAERKILASLAFRHTAEYDVAVASWMGEVLAPEEPAQLLPAWYGGTWRRTSVLRYGENPHQQAALYTDDSAWPGLAQAQQLHGKEMSYNNFTDADAAWRAAFDHEDICVAIIKHANPCGIAISAVSVADAHRKAHECDPLSAFGGVIAANTTVSVEMAETVADIFTEVIIAPAYEPGAVEILARKKNIRVLVASEPQPGGTEFRQVSGGLLVQQRDAIDAQGDDPSNWVLATGEPADPATLTDLAFAWRACRAVKSNAIVVAKDGATVGVGMGQVNRVDAARLAVERGGDRVPGAVAASDAFFPFPDGLETLTAAGVKAIVHPGGSMRDDLVTEAATKAGITLYLTGARHFAH
- a CDS encoding FadR/GntR family transcriptional regulator — encoded protein: MHVGSTKPVVDRDLRRLIDEHILTAAPQDGGRVPPERQIAEQLGCSRAQVRRVMGELEREGRVTREVGRGTFLTPTDTASQRFGASFTPAAIMTASMVFEPEVVSLAALAATEEDFAELYRCLERGEAASDYESFEQWDISLHRAFAVATHNNQILAMVDVLNSTRNNPVWGRLKRDGFTPENRLAIQNEHHQIVAALVDRDRRRAAVAMTEHLRFVRLVVTGQ
- a CDS encoding FadR/GntR family transcriptional regulator; this encodes MPAVEKYLDEQVSLGVLAPGSRVPTERTLAALLGCSRHDVRRQLDTLETQGRVVRQVGRGTFLTGTAAPQVETAVRPPTMLSPLDLIDARAAWEPNLMTLVAVAATTEDFDEIRRCLEQGEAAATADEFLVLDMAFHRALAMGTHNTVVAALNDMVESGRRQLAGSGLDKRRYTIENCSVCQSEHREIADAIFDRDPIRSQAAMRKHLQTVRQQLLSQLP
- the purN gene encoding phosphoribosylglycinamide formyltransferase, translating into MQQPVIVAPSAPARLIVLASGTGSLLKSLLDAAVGDYPARVVAVGVDRECRAADIAAAAGVPTYHVPLRDYPDRATWDAAITAATAAHSPDLVVSAGFMKILGTQFLARFPGRVVNTHPALLPSFPGAHAVSSALDYGVKVTGCTVHLVDAGMDTGPILAQEAVTVADDDDEQTLHERIKVVERRLLVDVLAAVATRGVTWSGRKAVIA
- a CDS encoding transposase domain-containing protein, translating into MAGTAAVDRLALAALVHALPMSAVEAALCASGRVAQRVRTLPPWVTTYHVLASAMYPSAGYDEVTALLWSTLPAAAGRGLAQQPPSRGAVTRARLRLGVEPFESLLEQQLREVTAGNPVDRVYLQRVTHSGGGLWWICDTDTGAVRGCDLRGDDDAAAARLVARVRAKAVVVCPPYDEWSRRVLERLGAALPVEVGELPARFAGPWSSLRARSGAASAQDAMARACVRVALETALKRAGNTSFTPPDVSL